Proteins from one Rosa chinensis cultivar Old Blush chromosome 7, RchiOBHm-V2, whole genome shotgun sequence genomic window:
- the LOC112179429 gene encoding uncharacterized protein LOC112179429 isoform X2, whose protein sequence is MEKSQSLVPVSNFNIKGKVKGTGTSRAYLSWNKEMDDVLAKVLYDQMNAGHKTDGDWKPQAYQAVVDKLNATWQLGLTKLNVKNRLKAWKRHYAIITDIRSQSGLVWDEEKKMVPITAENLEIWNAYVESHPNAKGYQNKSIKNWDDIAILCGRDRATGEGAEDVGDAEETMEFEAEENESHVTPNSYASTHAATSTCDSHPPNKKKKKDPLAQAIGDVANTLKEFMAAQVSTQLKGEDVHEVVSKVANLSKLQVFKAVRILMSGNPEEFSLLKSLNDAEKSEWIKMLIWQSEGQPRN, encoded by the exons ATGGAAAAATCTCAGAGTCTTGTACCTGTGTCCAATTTCAACATAAAGGGCAAGGTCAAAGGAACAGGTACATCTAGGGCATATCTCTCTTGGAACAAAGAAATGGATGATGTACTCGCTAAAGTACTTTATGATCAAATGAACGCAG GACACAAGACTGATGGAGACTGGAAACCGCAAGCTTATCAAGCAGTAGTGGATAAGTTGAATGCTACATGGCAACTTGGTCTCACAAAACTTAATGTCAAGAATAGACTCAAGGCTTGGAAGAGACACTATGCTATTATCACAGACATCAGAAGTCAAAGTGGGCTTGTTTgggatgaagagaaaaagaTGGTTCCAATCACTGCTGAAAACCTGGAAATTTGGAATGCTTATGTTGAG TCACATCCTAATGCTAAAGGATATCAAAACAAGTCAATAAAAAACTGGGATGATATCGCTATCCTATGTGGGAGGGATAGAGCTACTGGTGAAGGAGCAGAAGATGTTGGAGATGCTGAAGAAACTATGGAATTTGAAGCAGAAGAAAATGAAAGTCATGTGACTCCCAATTCATATGCCTCAACACATGCAGCAACTTCAACTTGTGATTCACATCCtccaaataagaaaaagaaaaaggatccACTAGCACAAGCAATTGGAGATGTGGCCAACACCTTGAAGGAATTTATGGCAGCTCAAGTCTCCACACAACTCAAAGGAGAGGATGTACATGAAGTGGTTTCTAAAGTAGCAAATCTCAGCAAATTGCAAGTTTTCAAAGCTGTACGCATATTGATGAGTGGTAATCCCGAAGAATTTTCTCTACTGAAGTCTCTTAATGATGCTGAAAAGAGTGAGTGGATAAAAATGCTCATATGGCAATCTGAAG GACAACCAAGGAATTGA
- the LOC112179276 gene encoding uncharacterized protein LOC112179276 — protein MAMTLRSVLGTLGSMNSNKRDILVRAFKVWSTSFNPMHKCKDALLTTTPGSGNSVWLHSIPESVVEISLRRRGPRYHSSPQPFYLPMHHSRIIKLAQLALEKFNERKNAKLQLVRVGSADYQRDAVFTIHNITLEAADSGVIKVYKARLVKMTFRNSPMTLKSFDLVVGADCLVDLLYGTKL, from the exons ATGGCAATGACTCTTCGGTCTGTGCTTGGAACGCTGGGGAGTATGAATAGTAACAAGAGAGATATCCTGGTTAGGGCTTTTAAAGTTTGGAGCACATCATTCAACCCGATGCACAAATGTAAGGATGCTTTGCTAACTACAACACCTGGTTCTGGAAATTCTGTGTGGCTACATTCCATTCCCGAGAGTGTTGTAGAG ATTTCACTGCGCCGTCGTGGCCCTCGGTACCATTCATCTCCTCAGCCGTTCTATCTTCCCATGCATCATTCCCGGATTATAAAACTTGCCCAGCTAGCTCTGGAAAAATTCAACGAGCGAAAG AATGCCAAACTGCAACTTGTGAGAGTGGGGAGTGCTGATTACCAGAGAGATGCTGTGTTCACTATCCACAATATAACATTAGAAGCAGCTGATTCCGGTGTTATTAAAGTTTACAAAGCAAGACTTGTTAAGATGACTTTTCGAAATTCACCTATGACACTTAAATCATTCGATCTTGTTGTTGGCGCGGACTGTTTAGTTGATCTTTTATATGGGACCAAGCTTTAG
- the LOC112178195 gene encoding uncharacterized protein LOC112178195 — MAREDPPDDTLVVTLESIDLDWPIPLINYLKDPDQTTDRRICFLAINYFLRHDELRRRVEDGLDFRCVYGSEAKPLMRETHFGICGSHQAGPKMFGIPEVFVLDRLAAFVGGEVAKLAKEWGIQFIHSSPYYAQSNGQAEASNKIVITLLKKMLEANSLQWHETLYETLWAYRTSKRSPTATTPYALMFGHDAILPLEVNVQSLLVQEQHHLIGEDYVQAMWQEHKDLSTKRLEALDSLIMEKQRVARAYDKRTRGRSFIEGELVWKAILLLGEKLHGRSKWTPRWEGPYVIYKILQKGAFHLKDLDGDIHHNPINDRYLKKYFPSIWDLEES; from the exons ATGGCAAGAGAAGATCCTCCAGACGACACATTAGTAGTGACCTTAGAATCCATCGATTTGGATTGGCCCATCCCTCTGATCAATTACCTCAAGGACCCTGATCAGACCACAGACAGAAGGATCTGTTTCCTTGCCATCAACTATTTCCTCAGACATGATGAGCTTCGTAGGAGAGTTGAAGATGGCTTAGATTTCAGATGTGTGTATGGAAGTGAAGCAAAGCCACTCATGCGGGAAACTCATTTTGGTATCTGCGGCTCACATCAGGCAGGTCCAAAAAT GTTTGGAATTCCAGAAGTATTTGTTTTAGACAGGTTGGCAGCCTTCGTGGGTGGAGAAGTTGCTAAACTGGCAAAGGAATGGGGCATACAATTCATTCATTCTAGTCCTTATTATGCCCAATCCAACGGCCAGGCAGAAGCTAGCAATAAGATCGTCATCACTCTCCTAAAGAAAATGCTGGAAGCCAATTCGCTACAGTGGCACGAAACGCTCTATGAGACTCTCTGGGCCTACCGCACATCTAAGCGGAGTCCCACCGCGACAACACCTTATGCTTTGATGTTCGGCCATGATGCGATCCTGCCTTTGGAAGTCAACGTCCAGTCATTACTAGTTCAAGAACAACATCATCTCATCGGAGAGGATTACGTTCAGGCTATGTGGCAGGAACACAAAGACCTTAGCACAAAACGCTTGGAGGCTTTAGATAGCCTGATTATGGAGAAGCAGCGAGTCGCTCGTGCTTACGACAAGCGGACGCGGGGGCGGAGTTTTATCGAGGGAGAGTTGGTGTGGAAAGCAATTCTCCTGCTAGGCGAAAAGTTACATGGTCGTAGCAAGTGGACTCCCAGGTGGGAAGGCCCATACGTTATTTACAAGATCTTACAGAAGGGGGCATTTCATCTCAAGGATTTGGATGGTGATATCCATCACAACCCCATCAACGACAGATACTTGAAGAAGTACTTTCCTAGTATCTGGGATTTGGAGGAATCATAG
- the LOC112179429 gene encoding uncharacterized protein LOC112179429 isoform X1 — MEKSQSLVPVSNFNIKGKVKGTGTSRAYLSWNKEMDDVLAKVLYDQMNAGHKTDGDWKPQAYQAVVDKLNATWQLGLTKLNVKNRLKAWKRHYAIITDIRSQSGLVWDEEKKMVPITAENLEIWNAYVESHPNAKGYQNKSIKNWDDIAILCGRDRATGEGAEDVGDAEETMEFEAEENESHVTPNSYASTHAATSTCDSHPPNKKKKKDPLAQAIGDVANTLKEFMAAQVSTQLKGEDVHEVVSKVANLSKLQVFKAVRILMSGNPEEFSLLKSLNDAEKSEWIKMLIWQSEGMLVPTFSHVSTIGSAHMFLHKF; from the exons ATGGAAAAATCTCAGAGTCTTGTACCTGTGTCCAATTTCAACATAAAGGGCAAGGTCAAAGGAACAGGTACATCTAGGGCATATCTCTCTTGGAACAAAGAAATGGATGATGTACTCGCTAAAGTACTTTATGATCAAATGAACGCAG GACACAAGACTGATGGAGACTGGAAACCGCAAGCTTATCAAGCAGTAGTGGATAAGTTGAATGCTACATGGCAACTTGGTCTCACAAAACTTAATGTCAAGAATAGACTCAAGGCTTGGAAGAGACACTATGCTATTATCACAGACATCAGAAGTCAAAGTGGGCTTGTTTgggatgaagagaaaaagaTGGTTCCAATCACTGCTGAAAACCTGGAAATTTGGAATGCTTATGTTGAG TCACATCCTAATGCTAAAGGATATCAAAACAAGTCAATAAAAAACTGGGATGATATCGCTATCCTATGTGGGAGGGATAGAGCTACTGGTGAAGGAGCAGAAGATGTTGGAGATGCTGAAGAAACTATGGAATTTGAAGCAGAAGAAAATGAAAGTCATGTGACTCCCAATTCATATGCCTCAACACATGCAGCAACTTCAACTTGTGATTCACATCCtccaaataagaaaaagaaaaaggatccACTAGCACAAGCAATTGGAGATGTGGCCAACACCTTGAAGGAATTTATGGCAGCTCAAGTCTCCACACAACTCAAAGGAGAGGATGTACATGAAGTGGTTTCTAAAGTAGCAAATCTCAGCAAATTGCAAGTTTTCAAAGCTGTACGCATATTGATGAGTGGTAATCCCGAAGAATTTTCTCTACTGAAGTCTCTTAATGATGCTGAAAAGAGTGAGTGGATAAAAATGCTCATATGGCAATCTGAAGGTATGCTTGTTCCCACTTTCTCTCATGTTTCAACTATTGGATCTGCTCATATGTTTCTCCACAAGTTTTGA